The proteins below are encoded in one region of Amycolatopsis magusensis:
- a CDS encoding protein-arginine deiminase family protein yields the protein MGIRGLVLTMLVVGASVAAPGVAAAVPRLSGEGVFLPNLDDDTRRCMLEPGDLDRPGLEVDRRLASCHDAADEVVNGSRDEDDLTKLRLRGSEAARVEVDGGDHVRVFVRRDGWYRPLTPGETFPAREMRRGVDLAVEGRDIVRDPAKWDGRVRLTARSAGRAVVKELRVAPLLFQHDLMPATTVFAGKPGEGPGWPGEGLPPGHPGEWDRFSETLTRATAGVETRFLAGSELWWKDVWLQDLFEPAVASMPTAHGVQTMRVAIRSANQWDAGVPTLRPAGRLLFRDLRGPDVGVVQEFTEGPVVDSWADQRNATGNFEALPPYRGYPKGRIYYGSAASGDRKPDPAFLRMLDAQGQQPPVVLDTSWLMVGHVDETLHVVRSDNARGWTLMVADPRLAENLLHQANGTGARLFAGTNHEYQPTVEELLGDADFRRRNEAAARHIDDQIAVMLRETGLRAEELVRVPVLFTESDRAPGLVALAPAVTNGLSVTPGRYAAPDPHGPVVHGRDLFKEATERALRGIRVAWVEDVFWAHVGGGEVHCTTNAWRDTRSLTG from the coding sequence GTGGGGATCCGGGGGCTCGTGCTCACCATGCTCGTGGTGGGTGCGTCCGTGGCCGCGCCGGGGGTGGCGGCCGCCGTGCCGCGCCTCAGCGGCGAGGGCGTCTTCCTGCCCAATCTCGACGACGACACCCGCCGCTGCATGCTCGAACCAGGGGACCTGGACCGTCCGGGTCTCGAGGTCGACCGGCGGCTGGCGAGCTGCCACGACGCCGCCGACGAGGTGGTCAACGGCAGCCGGGACGAGGACGACCTGACCAAGCTGCGGTTGCGGGGGAGCGAAGCCGCGCGGGTCGAGGTCGACGGGGGTGACCACGTCCGGGTGTTCGTCCGGCGGGACGGGTGGTACCGGCCGCTGACACCCGGCGAGACCTTCCCCGCGCGCGAGATGCGGCGGGGCGTCGACCTGGCGGTCGAGGGGCGCGACATCGTCCGCGATCCGGCGAAGTGGGACGGACGGGTGCGGCTGACCGCGCGCTCGGCGGGCCGGGCGGTGGTCAAGGAGCTGCGGGTGGCGCCGCTGTTGTTCCAACACGACCTGATGCCCGCGACCACGGTGTTCGCGGGCAAACCGGGCGAGGGACCCGGCTGGCCGGGGGAGGGTCTGCCGCCCGGTCACCCCGGTGAGTGGGACCGGTTCAGCGAGACGCTCACCCGGGCCACCGCCGGGGTCGAGACGCGGTTCCTCGCGGGCAGCGAGCTGTGGTGGAAGGACGTCTGGCTGCAGGACCTGTTCGAACCGGCGGTGGCGAGCATGCCCACCGCGCACGGGGTCCAGACGATGCGGGTGGCGATCCGCTCGGCGAACCAGTGGGACGCCGGGGTACCCACCCTGCGCCCGGCCGGGCGGCTGCTCTTCCGTGACCTGCGTGGCCCGGACGTGGGCGTGGTGCAGGAGTTCACCGAGGGCCCGGTCGTCGACAGCTGGGCCGACCAGCGCAACGCGACCGGCAACTTCGAGGCGCTGCCGCCCTACCGCGGTTATCCGAAGGGCCGGATCTACTACGGCTCAGCCGCCTCGGGGGACCGGAAGCCGGATCCGGCGTTCCTGCGCATGCTCGACGCACAGGGGCAGCAGCCGCCGGTGGTGCTCGACACGTCGTGGCTGATGGTCGGGCACGTCGACGAGACGCTGCACGTGGTGCGATCGGACAACGCCCGCGGCTGGACGCTGATGGTGGCCGACCCGCGGCTCGCGGAGAACCTGCTGCATCAGGCGAACGGCACGGGCGCGCGGTTGTTCGCAGGGACGAACCACGAGTACCAGCCGACCGTGGAGGAACTTCTTGGGGACGCGGATTTCCGGCGGCGGAACGAAGCCGCGGCCCGCCACATCGACGATCAGATCGCGGTCATGCTCCGGGAAACCGGATTGCGGGCGGAGGAACTGGTCCGCGTGCCGGTGCTCTTCACCGAGTCCGACCGGGCGCCGGGCCTGGTGGCGCTGGCTCCCGCGGTGACCAACGGCCTGTCGGTGACCCCGGGCCGGTACGCCGCGCCGGACCCGCACGGCCCGGTCGTCCACGGCCGTGACCTGTTCAAGGAGGCGACCGAACGTGCCCTTCGTGGCATCCGGGTCGCCTGGGTGGAGGACGTGTTCTGGGCGCACGTCGGCGGCGGGGAGGTGCACTGCACCACCAACGCCTGGCGGGACACCCGGTCCCTGACCGGCTAG
- the cobM gene encoding precorrin-4 C(11)-methyltransferase, with translation MTVHFIGAGPGAADLITVRGRDLLAACAVCLYPGSLTPPDLLAHCPPGARVVDTANLSLDEIIGELTAAHAAGHDVARLTSGDPSLYSTVAEQMRRLDAAGVPYDVVPGVPAFAAAAAVLNRELTVPEVGQSLVITRVQARSTSMPPGEDLATFAASGTTLAVHLAITKIDRVAAELIPHYGEDCPAAVVAQASQPGERVLRGTLASLPAQVHEAGIGRAAVIFVGRTLAAEKFPDSFLYSAARDRSRQPDSL, from the coding sequence ATGACCGTGCACTTCATCGGCGCCGGACCGGGTGCCGCCGACCTGATCACCGTGCGCGGGCGCGACCTGCTCGCCGCCTGCGCGGTGTGCCTCTACCCCGGCAGCCTGACCCCGCCCGACCTGCTCGCGCACTGCCCGCCGGGCGCGCGGGTGGTCGACACGGCGAACCTGAGCCTCGACGAGATCATCGGCGAACTGACCGCCGCGCATGCCGCCGGACACGACGTCGCACGCCTGACCTCCGGTGATCCTTCGCTGTACAGCACGGTCGCCGAGCAGATGCGCCGCCTCGACGCGGCGGGCGTGCCATACGACGTGGTGCCCGGCGTGCCCGCGTTCGCCGCCGCGGCGGCCGTGCTGAACCGCGAGCTGACCGTGCCGGAGGTCGGCCAGAGCCTGGTGATCACCCGCGTGCAGGCCCGGTCCACCTCGATGCCGCCGGGTGAGGACCTGGCCACCTTCGCCGCCAGCGGCACCACCCTCGCGGTGCACCTGGCCATCACCAAGATCGACCGGGTGGCCGCCGAGCTCATCCCGCACTACGGCGAGGACTGCCCGGCGGCCGTGGTCGCGCAGGCCTCGCAGCCCGGCGAACGCGTCTTGCGCGGCACGCTCGCCTCACTGCCCGCGCAGGTGCACGAAGCGGGCATCGGCCGGGCCGCGGTCATCTTCGTCGGCCGGACACTGGCGGCGGAAAAGTTTCCGGACAGCTTCCTCTACTCCGCCGCCCGGGACCGCAGCCGCCAGCCGGACTCCCTCTAG
- the cbiE gene encoding precorrin-6y C5,15-methyltransferase (decarboxylating) subunit CbiE produces the protein MRITVVGMGADGWAGLSGRARAAVEAAEVLIGGARHLELVPGSRSARVPWPSPLLPGLDRLFAEYDGRRICVLASGDPMLSGIGTTLARRFEDVEILPSLSSPVLARARLKWSAESTEVISVVGRSPYRVNRALAPGARLLVLSEDATTPAVLAAQLTEAGYGPSRLTVLEELGGPAERQVSGIAENWTEPAGAALNLVAIECETRGEPLPRTGLPDNAFEHDGQLTKRDIRAVTLARLAPLPGELLWDVGAGSGSIAIEWSRAHPDNRAIAIERDPERAARITRNAQRLGVPEVRVVVGSAPDALDGLPAPDAVFVGGGVTAEVLDACLSAPKVVANGVTLETETVLAGAYARHGGDLIRLAVEQAAPLGGFTGWTPARTVTQWSFSR, from the coding sequence GTGCGGATCACCGTGGTGGGAATGGGAGCCGACGGCTGGGCGGGGCTGTCCGGCCGGGCGCGTGCGGCCGTGGAAGCCGCCGAGGTGCTCATCGGCGGTGCGCGGCACCTGGAACTGGTGCCGGGCAGCCGATCGGCGCGCGTGCCGTGGCCGAGTCCGCTGCTGCCCGGCCTGGACCGCCTGTTCGCCGAATACGACGGCCGCCGGATCTGCGTGCTGGCCAGCGGTGACCCGATGTTGTCGGGAATCGGCACCACGCTCGCGCGCAGGTTCGAGGACGTGGAGATCCTGCCGTCGTTGTCCTCACCCGTACTGGCCCGAGCGCGGCTGAAGTGGTCCGCGGAGAGCACCGAGGTGATCAGCGTGGTCGGCCGGTCGCCCTACCGGGTGAACCGCGCGCTCGCGCCGGGAGCTCGGCTGCTCGTGCTGAGCGAGGACGCCACCACGCCTGCCGTGCTCGCGGCCCAGCTCACCGAAGCCGGTTACGGGCCGAGCAGGCTGACCGTGCTGGAAGAACTCGGTGGACCGGCGGAACGTCAGGTCAGCGGCATCGCCGAGAACTGGACCGAGCCGGCCGGAGCGGCGTTGAACCTGGTCGCGATCGAGTGCGAGACCAGGGGCGAACCGCTGCCGCGCACCGGTCTGCCCGACAACGCCTTCGAGCACGACGGCCAGCTGACCAAGCGCGACATCCGCGCGGTCACCCTTGCCCGGCTCGCGCCGCTGCCCGGCGAGCTGTTGTGGGACGTCGGCGCCGGTTCGGGCAGCATCGCGATCGAGTGGTCGCGCGCGCACCCGGACAACCGCGCCATCGCGATCGAACGCGACCCCGAGCGGGCCGCCCGCATCACCCGCAACGCGCAACGCCTCGGCGTGCCGGAAGTGCGCGTGGTGGTCGGCTCCGCGCCGGACGCGCTCGACGGGCTTCCGGCGCCCGACGCGGTCTTCGTCGGCGGCGGCGTCACCGCCGAGGTATTGGACGCGTGCCTGAGCGCGCCGAAGGTGGTGGCCAACGGCGTCACCCTGGAAACCGAGACCGTGCTGGCCGGGGCCTACGCCCGGCACGGAGGAGACCTGATCCGGCTGGCCGTCGAACAGGCCGCGCCCCTCGGCGGCTTCACCGGCTGGACCCCCGCCCGCACCGTGACCCAATGGAGCTTCTCCCGATGA